Proteins encoded by one window of Haliaeetus albicilla chromosome 21, bHalAlb1.1, whole genome shotgun sequence:
- the RNF152 gene encoding E3 ubiquitin-protein ligase RNF152 — METLSQDSLLECQICFNYYSPRRRPKLLDCKHTCCSVCLQQMRTSQKDLRCPWCRGITKLPPGYSVSQLPDDPEVIAVIAIPHTSEHTPVFIKLPSNGCYMLPLPLSKERALLPGDIGCRLLPGGQQKSLAVVTIPAEQQPLQGGLPAEGGAEEPDRRGVVKSSTWSGVCTVVLVACVLVFLLGIVLHNMSCISKRFTVISCG; from the coding sequence ATGGAGACCCTGTCCCAGGACTCTCTGCTGGAGTGCCAGATTTGCTTCAACTACTACAGCCCCCGCCGGCGGCCCAAGCTGCTGGACTGCAAGCACACCTGCTGCTCCGTGTGCCTGCAGCAGATGAGGACCAGCCAGAAGGACCTGCGGTGCCCCTGGTGCCGCGGGATCACCAAGCTGCCGCCGGGGTACTCCGTGTCGCAGCTGCCCGATGACCCCGAGGTGATTGCCGTCATCGCGATCCCCCACACCTCGGAGCACACCCCCGTCTTCATCAAACTCCCCAGCAATGGGTGCTACATGCTGCCCTTGCCCCTCTCCAAGGAGAGGGCGCTACTGCCGGGAGACATTGGCTGTCGCCTCCTGCCCGGTGGCCAGCAGAAGTCCTTGGCGGTGGTGACGATCCCGGCGGAGCAGCAGCCGCTGCAGGGTGGCCTTCCTGCCGAggggggagcagaggagccGGACCGGAGAGGCGTTGTGAAAAGCTCCACCTGGTCGGGGGTTTGCACTGTGGTCCTGGTGGCCTGCGTCCTGGTCTTTCTCCTGGGCATCGTCCTCCACAACATGTCATGCATTTCCAAGCGCTTCACGGTGATCTCCTGCGGCTGA